The Corallococcus exiguus genome has a window encoding:
- a CDS encoding GAF domain-containing sensor histidine kinase, translated as MKFLGELDEASLARTQRCNRRLADPNRLQAIRDTGLMDTPQEEAFDRLARLAAQLLNVPLTIMSLVDSNRQFFKADFGLPSPFRETRTLPIDASLCRYTLEGEPIISSNAPADSFLKFHPSTGPWGIVALIVLPLINPEGHVLGTFCCIQPSVREWTAQDHLVMKELTASIMTEINLRDQLRKLKAEQRMRDTFVAALTHDLRTPLTASKLSVQLMGRRHAGLPGVQTSVGRVTASLDRAERMIQNLLDASRIQAGKLVALEVRECDLHAVAAQTLDELSALYPGRYELKAEGEFTMRADPLGLRRIVENLASNAAKYGAPGTPIEVRLERDETQVRLQVRNQGTPIAEEDLQTIFEPFHRTRSATESAEKGWGLGLPLVRGLAEAHGGKATVTSGAEEGTCFTITLPLDASARQRRSA; from the coding sequence ATGAAGTTTCTAGGTGAGTTGGACGAGGCCTCTCTCGCGCGGACCCAGCGGTGCAACCGTCGCCTCGCGGATCCGAACCGTCTGCAGGCCATCCGGGACACCGGGCTGATGGACACGCCTCAGGAGGAGGCCTTTGACCGCCTCGCCCGCCTGGCGGCGCAGCTGCTCAACGTCCCGCTGACCATCATGTCGCTGGTGGACTCGAACCGGCAGTTCTTCAAGGCGGACTTCGGCCTGCCCTCGCCCTTCCGGGAAACACGGACGCTGCCCATCGACGCGTCGCTGTGCCGCTACACGCTCGAGGGAGAGCCCATCATCTCCTCGAACGCGCCCGCGGATTCGTTCCTGAAGTTCCATCCGTCCACCGGGCCCTGGGGCATCGTCGCCCTCATCGTGCTGCCGTTGATCAACCCGGAAGGGCACGTGCTGGGGACCTTCTGCTGCATCCAGCCCTCGGTGCGCGAGTGGACCGCACAGGACCACCTGGTGATGAAGGAGCTGACGGCCTCCATCATGACGGAGATCAACCTCCGCGATCAGCTCCGCAAGCTGAAGGCCGAGCAGCGGATGCGGGACACGTTCGTCGCGGCGCTCACGCACGACCTGCGCACGCCCCTGACGGCGTCCAAGCTGAGCGTGCAGCTGATGGGCAGGCGTCATGCGGGCCTGCCGGGCGTCCAGACCTCCGTGGGCCGCGTGACGGCGAGCCTGGACCGCGCGGAGCGGATGATCCAGAACCTCCTGGACGCCAGCCGCATCCAGGCCGGCAAGCTCGTGGCGCTGGAGGTGCGGGAGTGCGACCTCCACGCGGTCGCGGCCCAGACGCTGGATGAGCTCTCTGCGCTCTACCCGGGGCGCTACGAGCTGAAGGCGGAAGGTGAGTTCACGATGCGGGCGGATCCGCTCGGGCTGCGCCGCATCGTGGAGAACCTGGCCTCCAACGCGGCGAAGTACGGCGCGCCGGGCACCCCGATTGAAGTCCGGCTCGAGCGGGATGAAACCCAGGTGAGGCTCCAGGTGCGCAACCAGGGCACGCCCATCGCCGAGGAGGACCTGCAGACCATCTTCGAGCCGTTCCACCGCACGCGGTCCGCCACGGAGAGCGCGGAGAAGGGCTGGGGACTGGGGCTGCCCCTGGTGCGAGGCCTGGCCGAAGCGCACGGAGGCAAGGCCACGGTGACGAGCGGCGCCGAGGAGGGGACCTGCTTCACCATCACCCTTCCGCTGGACGCGAGCGCACGACAGCGGCGTTCCGCGTAG